In Vibrio japonicus, one DNA window encodes the following:
- a CDS encoding error-prone DNA polymerase has protein sequence MKYAELFCQTNFSFLSGASHAEELILQADFLRYHSLAITDECSVAGVVRAYTAMNQHQLAIKLIIGSMFWLNQECQVVLLCPNREAYAELCRIITNARRRSEKGQYQLSEWDLMSVKHCLLLWLPSDKPSDRKWGQWLSQHHNHRLWLGVQRHLDAKDKAYLQHCERLAQELSLPITACGGVLMHTATRLPLQHVLTAIKHGNSVDHMGADLLTNTERTLRSKDKLAKLFKPEWLDESVRIAERCQFCLSELKYEYPSELVPDGETPMSYLRKLVEKGKAIRFPEGTSALLEGTIHKELELIEELNYPFYFLTIHDIVMFAKRNRILYQGRGSAANSVVCYCLEITAVDPRQISVLFERFISKERDEPPDIDVDFEHERREEVIQYIYQKYGRERAALAATVISYRFKSAVRDVGKALGIEESQLDYFIKNVNRRDRSLGWQAQITELGLEPSSMKGEQFISLVNEILGFPRHLSQHVGGFVIAAGPLYELVPVENAAMADRTVIQWDKDDLESLKLLKVDVLALGMLTAIRKCFDLVKRLHHTELSIAEITRKQDDKDVYGMIQKADTIGVFQIESRAQMSMLPRLKPKTYYDLVVQIAIVRPGPIQGDMVHPFLKRRDGIEPVTYPSKEVEEVLERTMGVPIFQEQVIKLAMVAAGFSGGEADQLRRAMASWKKTGDLVKFKNKLIDGMLSRGYEQEFAERIFDQIMGFGEYGFPESHSASFAVLAYCSAWLKYYYPEAFYASLLNSLPMGFYSASQLVQDARRHNVLILPICVNQSLHDHQVVRCGKQLAIRLGFRQVKGFSPDSSRQLIKARAGKGFSHPSQLKHIGLSRRDIELLASADAMQSIANNRYQTRWSMMDSLSDLPLFSQVEEPEPYTVQAPSDVQTLLEDYAATGLSLNQHPITLLDQAGQLGRFCRMQELVEKPHQSLVTVVGVVTGKQAPGTAAGVTFFTLEDDTGNMNVVVWQATARAQKQAYLTAKVLMVKGTLEREGEVTHIIAGRLIDMTNKLQGLQSKSRDFH, from the coding sequence ATGAAATACGCCGAACTGTTTTGTCAGACCAACTTTTCTTTTCTCAGCGGAGCATCGCACGCAGAGGAGCTTATCCTGCAAGCAGACTTTCTCCGCTATCACTCATTAGCGATTACCGATGAGTGCTCGGTCGCAGGCGTAGTTCGCGCCTATACCGCGATGAATCAACATCAACTGGCGATCAAGCTGATCATCGGCAGCATGTTTTGGCTCAATCAGGAGTGTCAGGTCGTGCTGCTTTGCCCAAACCGTGAAGCCTATGCCGAGTTATGCCGGATCATCACCAATGCCCGCAGACGTTCAGAAAAAGGCCAATACCAGCTTTCTGAATGGGATTTGATGTCGGTAAAACATTGTTTGTTACTTTGGCTTCCGAGTGACAAACCCAGCGATAGAAAATGGGGACAATGGCTCTCACAGCACCATAATCACCGCCTATGGCTCGGCGTACAGCGCCATTTGGATGCCAAAGACAAAGCCTACTTACAGCATTGTGAGCGTCTTGCGCAGGAGCTTTCTCTGCCTATCACCGCTTGTGGTGGCGTACTGATGCACACTGCCACGCGATTACCTCTGCAGCATGTGCTTACCGCAATCAAGCACGGCAACAGTGTTGACCACATGGGAGCCGACTTACTCACCAATACTGAACGCACTCTGCGCAGTAAAGACAAACTCGCCAAGCTGTTTAAGCCTGAGTGGCTTGACGAAAGTGTGCGTATCGCTGAGCGCTGCCAATTCTGTTTGAGTGAGCTGAAATATGAATACCCAAGCGAGTTAGTCCCAGACGGTGAAACGCCAATGAGCTACCTACGCAAGCTCGTAGAGAAAGGCAAAGCGATTCGTTTTCCAGAGGGAACATCTGCTCTGTTAGAAGGCACCATTCATAAAGAGCTTGAGCTTATTGAGGAGCTGAATTACCCGTTTTACTTTTTGACTATTCACGACATTGTGATGTTCGCCAAGCGAAACCGGATTCTCTACCAAGGACGCGGCTCTGCGGCGAACTCTGTGGTGTGTTACTGCCTTGAGATCACCGCTGTCGACCCACGACAGATCTCGGTGTTGTTTGAACGTTTCATCAGTAAAGAGCGCGATGAGCCGCCGGATATTGATGTCGACTTCGAGCACGAACGCCGCGAAGAAGTGATTCAATACATCTATCAAAAATACGGTCGTGAACGCGCCGCATTAGCTGCGACAGTGATCTCGTATCGCTTTAAAAGCGCGGTACGTGATGTCGGCAAAGCGCTGGGGATAGAAGAAAGCCAACTCGATTACTTTATTAAAAACGTGAACCGCCGCGACCGTTCTCTCGGCTGGCAAGCGCAGATTACCGAGCTTGGCTTAGAACCATCTTCGATGAAGGGCGAGCAGTTTATTTCACTGGTTAACGAAATACTCGGCTTTCCACGTCACCTTTCCCAGCATGTGGGTGGCTTTGTCATTGCCGCTGGGCCACTCTATGAACTAGTACCCGTCGAGAACGCCGCGATGGCAGATCGAACCGTCATCCAATGGGACAAAGACGATTTAGAGAGCTTAAAACTGCTCAAAGTTGATGTCTTGGCACTCGGCATGTTGACCGCTATTCGTAAGTGCTTTGATTTGGTCAAACGACTGCATCACACCGAATTATCCATTGCGGAAATTACCCGCAAGCAGGATGACAAAGACGTATACGGCATGATTCAGAAAGCCGATACCATCGGAGTGTTTCAGATTGAATCGCGCGCACAAATGAGCATGCTGCCAAGGTTAAAACCCAAAACGTACTACGACTTGGTGGTACAAATTGCGATAGTCCGTCCCGGCCCAATCCAAGGCGATATGGTGCATCCGTTTTTAAAACGCCGTGATGGTATCGAACCTGTCACCTACCCTTCTAAAGAAGTTGAAGAGGTGCTCGAGCGCACCATGGGCGTACCTATCTTTCAGGAACAGGTGATCAAACTGGCGATGGTTGCCGCAGGTTTTAGCGGCGGTGAAGCAGACCAACTGCGCCGCGCCATGGCCTCATGGAAGAAAACCGGTGACTTGGTCAAATTTAAGAATAAGCTGATCGACGGCATGCTCAGCCGTGGCTACGAACAAGAGTTTGCCGAGCGGATTTTTGACCAAATTATGGGCTTCGGCGAATACGGTTTTCCTGAGAGTCATTCCGCTTCTTTTGCGGTTCTGGCTTATTGCTCGGCATGGCTGAAATACTATTATCCTGAAGCCTTTTACGCCTCCCTGCTTAATAGCTTACCTATGGGGTTTTACAGCGCCTCACAGTTGGTGCAAGACGCCCGCCGACACAATGTGTTAATACTGCCTATCTGCGTGAACCAGTCTTTACACGATCATCAGGTGGTGCGATGCGGGAAGCAGCTCGCGATTCGTCTTGGCTTTAGACAAGTCAAAGGCTTTAGCCCCGACAGCAGCCGACAACTGATAAAAGCCCGCGCGGGCAAAGGGTTCAGCCATCCCTCGCAACTGAAACATATTGGCCTGAGCCGTCGTGATATTGAACTGCTCGCTTCCGCCGATGCGATGCAATCTATCGCCAATAACCGCTACCAAACTCGCTGGTCGATGATGGATTCGTTATCCGATTTGCCATTATTCAGTCAGGTAGAAGAGCCGGAACCTTATACGGTGCAAGCGCCGTCAGACGTTCAGACCTTATTGGAAGACTACGCCGCAACGGGACTTTCTTTAAATCAGCACCCGATCACTTTGCTCGACCAAGCTGGACAACTCGGCCGTTTTTGCCGTATGCAAGAACTAGTAGAAAAACCGCACCAATCGTTAGTGACAGTAGTTGGCGTCGTGACAGGTAAACAAGCACCGGGTACGGCCGCGGGGGTGACATTTTTCACTCTTGAGGATGATACAGGGAATATGAATGTTGTCGTGTGGCAAGCAACAGCCAGAGCGCAAAAGCAAGCTTATTTGACCGCTAAAGTGTTAATGGTAAAAGGCACCTTAGAGCGTGAAGGCGAAGTCACACACATCATCGCAGGCCGACTGATTGATATGACAAATAAGCTGCAAGGGCTACAAAGTAAATCACGGGATTTTCATTAG
- a CDS encoding Y-family DNA polymerase — protein sequence MQVWIYLHFPALQLDALYSDESDKPLAIVESTRFKVVQCNTLAEKQGIQHGMGLGSASALCHQLQVHPYDGKIEQQTLHDIAQWLYMVTSDIALFPPQGLLLKATDMLSLYGGLETYWQRVSQHLNQLGFRYFSSSGFSPFSAMLLAKSGRALLSQDKTKIRDTMNHFPLTATELEDKHVEKLSRVGVNTLQDLLSLPMQDIARRFDIELVNYVGRLLGQFKHPIEFYHPPEKFHSYLELLFDIENIQWLEKPLTKLLDKLELFLTLRNQVAYELELTLHQRDYPDGKIRFTSACGDYYAERWLRLCQLTMESLKLDAPVHGLTLKLIRGGELEATSQDIFAGHRGQQSELELIGLLQAKLGKDSVRKVALTGDPRPEKSTLLCQPDSYQPGTSIPITPQVKRLRPFMMLPTPEPLAEQISIIQGPERFVTGWWDGDEMTRDYFIARSQTGRWLWVFRNQQRQWFLHGLFS from the coding sequence ATGCAAGTTTGGATCTATCTTCACTTTCCTGCGTTGCAGCTCGATGCGCTCTATTCCGACGAGTCCGATAAACCTTTGGCTATCGTCGAATCAACACGCTTTAAGGTGGTGCAATGTAATACGCTGGCCGAAAAACAAGGTATTCAGCACGGCATGGGCTTAGGCAGTGCCAGCGCCTTGTGCCACCAGCTTCAAGTTCACCCGTATGATGGGAAGATTGAACAACAAACGCTGCATGATATTGCCCAATGGCTGTATATGGTCACGTCCGATATCGCGTTGTTTCCACCTCAAGGCTTGCTGCTTAAAGCTACGGATATGTTGTCGTTATACGGCGGGTTAGAGACGTACTGGCAACGAGTCTCACAGCACTTAAATCAACTTGGTTTCCGCTATTTTTCTTCGAGCGGCTTTTCCCCTTTTTCGGCCATGTTGTTGGCAAAGTCAGGGCGTGCCTTACTCAGTCAGGATAAGACGAAAATTCGTGACACCATGAACCATTTTCCGCTCACTGCCACCGAACTGGAAGACAAGCATGTTGAAAAGCTGTCACGTGTCGGAGTTAACACGCTACAGGACTTACTCAGCCTGCCGATGCAAGACATTGCCCGCCGCTTTGACATTGAACTGGTGAACTATGTAGGGCGTCTATTAGGGCAATTTAAGCACCCGATTGAGTTTTATCATCCGCCGGAAAAATTCCACAGTTACTTAGAGTTGCTGTTTGATATCGAGAATATTCAATGGCTAGAAAAACCGTTGACCAAACTGCTCGACAAATTGGAGCTGTTTTTAACTCTGCGTAACCAAGTCGCTTATGAGTTAGAGCTCACCCTGCACCAACGAGATTATCCAGACGGCAAGATTCGTTTTACTTCTGCTTGTGGCGACTACTACGCCGAGCGCTGGCTGCGCTTATGCCAGTTGACGATGGAGTCACTCAAGCTGGATGCGCCTGTACACGGCTTGACGCTGAAGTTAATACGCGGTGGTGAACTGGAAGCCACCAGCCAAGATATATTTGCCGGCCACAGAGGTCAGCAAAGTGAATTGGAATTGATTGGTTTATTGCAAGCCAAGCTGGGCAAAGACAGCGTTCGAAAAGTGGCGTTAACTGGCGATCCAAGACCTGAAAAATCGACCCTACTTTGTCAACCGGACTCTTATCAGCCGGGTACGTCCATCCCAATCACGCCACAAGTGAAACGTCTGCGCCCGTTTATGATGCTGCCGACACCAGAACCTTTGGCCGAGCAAATCTCGATCATCCAAGGCCCAGAGCGCTTTGTAACGGGCTGGTGGGACGGCGATGAAATGACGCGTGATTACTTTATCGCCCGCAGTCAAACAGGCCGCTGGCTTTGGGTTTTTAGAAACCAGCAAAGGCAATGGTTTCTGCACGGACTGTTCAGTTAG